From a region of the Ostrinia nubilalis chromosome 18, ilOstNubi1.1, whole genome shotgun sequence genome:
- the LOC135080624 gene encoding uncharacterized protein LOC135080624: MMNLCALKLARFRQTADPSLRRSVLVCNTLRGIEREMERESAEEAPFEAACGAGAGVARCELLGARDPAAGRATPFPAPPPPDRDSGYGDEEQRTIDWGSVLSLSSRSALDPPEDAWPDDWGWSEDSFVRLLVPTS, from the coding sequence ATGATGAACCTGTGCGCGCTCAAGCTGGCGCGCTTCCGCCAGACGGCGGACCCCTCGCTGCGGCGCTCGGTGCTCGTGTGCAACACGCTGCGCGGCATCGAGCGCGAGATGGAGCGCGAGAGCGCCGAGGAGGCGCCCTTCGAGGCGGCgtgcggcgccggcgccggcgtgGCGCGCTGCGAGCTGCTGGGCGCGCGCGACCCGGCCGCCGGCCGCGCCACCCCCTtccccgcgccgccgccgccggaccGCGACTCGGGCTACGGCGACGAGGAGCAGCGCACCATCGACTGGGGCTCGGTGCTGAGCCTGTCGTCGCGGTCGGCGCTGGACCCGCCCGAGGACGCGTGGCCCGACGACTGGGGCTGGAGCGAGGACAGCTTCGTGCGGCTGCTGGTGCCCACGAGTTAG